TCTCGACAACGGTCAACAGCGATGGCTCGGTCACCCCGAACGGCGGCAGCAACCCGGCCAGCGGCTACAGCATCATCGAGGCGGCGACCACCGAGGAGGCGATCGAGCGGGCGAAGGGCTGCCCGATACTGGCGGCCGGCGGCAGCATCGAGCTGGCCGAGATCATCCAGATGTAGCCGCCTGCCGTTGTTCCGGCCTGGGCGGGCCAGCGGCTCGCTGCGCGCCACAGCCGAACCGGCCCAGCCCAGCCTAGAGTGCCGGCAGCCCGGCCGCCCTAGCGCGACCGCCCCGGGACAGCCACTGCGATCTCGCCTGGCGAGGCCAGCGTATCCTCGACTATCCGGGGGATCAGGCTGGCGATATCGGCCACCCGGTTGCTGAGCCGCTCTTCCAGCTGCTGCAGCTCCCGGCGGTGGCGCTGCTCCAGTTCGGCCTGCTGGGCGCAGAGCTTCAGCGCCGTCAGCACCAGCAGCCTGTCGCCGATCAGTGACGGCGAGGCGGCCTTGGTCTCCGCCAAAAGCTTCTTGAGCAGCTGCGCCGATTCATTCAGGGCCTGCTGTTTACCGGCAGGCGCCTTGACGCAGTAGTCATTGCCGAGAATGGAAATGACCGTGACCGTATCCCCGTCCTGGCTCATTGCTGGGCAGGACTCGGGCCGGCTTCAGGGCTGCGGCTGGCCAGCTCGACCAGGGCCTGAATGCGCGCGGCGGTGGTGCTGTGCAGCTCCTCCTGCTCCAGCGCGCTCATCTGCAGGGCGTCGTTCTCGTCCTTCAGCTGGGCCAGTTCGCTGCGAATCTGCTGGTTCGCCTCCTGCAGCGCCTTGTTCTCCTGCACCAGATCGCCGACAAGCTGTTCCAACTGACTCAGGTTATTTTCCAACATATTGATTACTCGGGCTTTTTGGCGGGGCGCCACAATAAAGAAAAGTGCCGGCAGAAGCCAGGCAAGCCGCCATACGGCGGCCGCCTGCGCGCGTCACCGACGACGGTTAGTCCGGCCCAAGGAACAGGTCGGTCGCTCCTCCGACTTCCCGCTCCGTGACGAGTTCCCCTGTCTGCCGCCCAGCGTGATCCGGTGGGAGGCGGGATGAACGACGGACGCGGGATCGAGCAACAGGGTTGGCCCCAGCCGCCCCAGCCACCCTGGCGCACCAGAACGGATCATCGCTGCACCGTCCCGAGTCCGCGCGACTGGCCAGTCAGCTTTGCGCCGGGAATCAGCCTCAGGAAAAACAGCCACTCCAAGGTCGCGGCCTGGAACTTGCTTTGGCCACTGCCAAGCCGGCCGGTCGAGCCCCTCGGGATACAAGCACGAGCCGGCCAATTATCTCGCCGACCCGACCCGAACTGGAGCACCACTGTGATTTCTACCTCTATCGCCCGCTGCATGAGCAAAGACTTCGCCCGCATCCACCCCGACATGCCGGTGGTGGCGGCGTCCGCCAAGCTGATGAAGTACGCCATGTTGGGCGGCCCGGTGGTCGATGGCGAGGGCCAGCTGCTGGGCTGGATTTCCGAGCAGGAATGCCTGCAGGTGAGCATCCAGGTGGCCTACCACAACCAGCGGGTGGCCACCGTCCGCGACATCATGCGCAACGACGTGCTGTGCGTGACCCTCGATGACGACCCACTCGAGCTGGCCCAGCAGATGCTGGGCGACAAGCCCAAGAGCTACCCGGTGGTCGATGCCAGGCGCAAGGTGCTCGGCGTGATCACCCGCCGCCACGTACTCAACCTGCTGATCGAGCAGCTGGCCAGCTTCGGCAAGACCGCCTGAAAGGCGCCGCGCTCAACCATGACCATGGGCCTGCAGCCAGCCGAACAGCCGCTCGGTGTCGGCGAGCCGACAGAGCTCGCTGCCATCGCTGATGATCGCCGCACTGCCCGCCGCCACGCCATAGCGCAGCGCTTGGCTCCAACTGGCCCCGGCGGCCAGCTTCAGGGTCACACCGGCCACCATGCTGTCGCCGGCGCCGACCGTGCTGCGCCGCTCGACCGTCGGCGCGGCGATCCGCTCGCTCATGCCCGGGCCGACCAGCAACGCCCCCTGGGCACCTAGCGATACCAGCACATGCTCGCAGCCCCCGCTGTCCACCAGGCCCTGGGCCAGGCTGGCGAGCCGTTCCGGTCCGGCGATGGTCTCCCCCGCCAGCTGGCTCAATTCGTTGAGGTTGGGCTTGATCAGGAACAGTCCTCCCACCGCCAGGGCCTGGCGCAACGCCTCGCCGGAGCTGTCGAGGATGCAGCGCACCCCGCACCGGCTGGCGCCCTGCAACAGCTGCGGAAGGAAGTCGGCGGGCAACTCGGTCGGCAGGCTGCCGCTGATCACCAGATAGTCCGGAGTCGGCAACGCCTCCAGCGCCGCCAGCAGGCGCTGCTGCTCGGCCGCAGTGAGGCCCGCGCCGGGCAGCACGAAGCGGTACTGCCGGCCGCTGGCCTGCTCCACCACGTTGAGGCATTCGCGGGTCCGCGCGGCAATCGCCAGGGGCTGATTGGCCACGCCTTCGGCGTCGAGCAGTTCGATCAGCTGCTGACCGCTGGCACCGCCGGCGGGAAACAACGCCAAGGCGTGACCGCCAAGCCGGTGGATGGCCCGCGCGACGTTGATGCCGCCACCACCGGGAGCGTACTCAGGCAGGGCGCAGCGCAACTTGACATCCGCACACAGACGCGGAATCTGGGTAGCGATATCCAGCGCCGGACTCAGGGTGAGGGTGACGATGGATGCCGGCGCGCCGCCCTGGTGCTTGGTTTTGCGTGAGGTGCTGGCCATAGCGAAAGCTTAGGTCAGCACCTCGACAGGCGTCGGCCAGCCAGCGGCCCGTAGGTGCGGGCCTATCAGGGCGCCAGGGGGCGGATATCGAAACCGCTCTTGGCCTCGCTGACGATGCGGAAGTGCTGACGCTGCCCCGGGGTGACCGGCACCGCCAGTTCTCGGTTCAGGCGCCCCATGCCGCACAGGGTGTCGTCCTGCTTGTCGACGCCGATGCCCAGGACGCGAGTACCGCTCGGCACCTGCAGGCGCACCTGCTCG
The genomic region above belongs to Pseudomonas benzenivorans and contains:
- a CDS encoding CBS domain-containing protein, with the translated sequence MISTSIARCMSKDFARIHPDMPVVAASAKLMKYAMLGGPVVDGEGQLLGWISEQECLQVSIQVAYHNQRVATVRDIMRNDVLCVTLDDDPLELAQQMLGDKPKSYPVVDARRKVLGVITRRHVLNLLIEQLASFGKTA
- a CDS encoding 1-phosphofructokinase family hexose kinase — protein: MASTSRKTKHQGGAPASIVTLTLSPALDIATQIPRLCADVKLRCALPEYAPGGGGINVARAIHRLGGHALALFPAGGASGQQLIELLDAEGVANQPLAIAARTRECLNVVEQASGRQYRFVLPGAGLTAAEQQRLLAALEALPTPDYLVISGSLPTELPADFLPQLLQGASRCGVRCILDSSGEALRQALAVGGLFLIKPNLNELSQLAGETIAGPERLASLAQGLVDSGGCEHVLVSLGAQGALLVGPGMSERIAAPTVERRSTVGAGDSMVAGVTLKLAAGASWSQALRYGVAAGSAAIISDGSELCRLADTERLFGWLQAHGHG